Part of the Sphingobacteriaceae bacterium genome, CCAATCATATTGACAATACCCGTTACCTGCTTACTAAATATAAAAATCAATATATTGTGAGCCCTGATAACGGATTGTTCACCTTGGTTGATCCTCTTTTTAATTCACCGGTATATCAAATTTATTTTGAAGACAATTCAAAGCATCATTTTTTTCTGAAAGATGTTTTTATGGATGTGGCTAAGGTTTTATTAAGTACTAAGGAGGAAGATACTGAAGCTGCGCTGAAAGATATTGGAACTATAACCGATGATTATTATAAGGCCATACAATTTGAAAGTTTTGTAGATAAAAATGTGTTACGCGGAAAAGGAATTTACATTGATGATTTTGGTAATATCATTACCAACATAACCAAAGAGCAGTTTGCAAATATAATAGGTAAAAGAAGTTTCACGATTACTTTACCAGGCGCACGCATTAGTAAAATACAAAGAACTTATGATGAAGTAAAGTTAGGTCAACCCTTGGTGTTATTCAACAGCTTTGGGCATTTAGAAGTAGCAGTTAACGGGGGTAGTGCACAAAAAATGTTGTGCCCTAGGGATATCGGAACCAAATTCGATTTTAATTTATTAATTGAATTCAATGATTAAACGTATTGTAAAACTTACTTTCCGGGAAGATAAAGTGGAAGAGTTTAAGTCAATTTTTAAAGAAAACTGGTTATTTATAAAAAATTTTGACGGTTGTAAGCACGTGGAGTTACTACAGGATCAGGATAACCCCTGTGTGTTTTTCACCTATAGTTTGTGGGATGATGAAGAATGTGTAGAGAATTATCGCAAATCTGAATTATTTAATAAAGTTTGGTCTTCGGTAAAAATTCTATTTGCCGATAAAGCCCAAGCCTGGTCGGTTAGAGAGATTTTAACTTAAAAAATTTTTCAAAAGCAATTTTAAACCAAAAGGTATATTGATGAGGATGTGCCATTAAATCTTTTTCTATTTCTTCAATGCTTTTCCATTGATAAGCCGCTACTTCTTCTTTATTAATAATCGGATCTTTATCACTGGTTCCGGTAAACACATAATCAAATTCATGTTCAATCAATCCGTTTTCAAAACCCGAGGCCTCTTCGCTTGATTTATAAATAAAATGATTTTTTAATTCTAATGCAACCTTCATGCCCATCTCTTCCATAAGTCTACGGTTTGCTGCGTCTAAAGTTTCTTCTCCGGGCCGGGGATGTGAGCAGCAAGCGTTAGTCCATAAACCCGGACTATGATATTTATTTAAAGCACGTTGTTGCAAAAGCATATAACCTTTAGAATTAAATATAAAAACTGAAAAGGCACGGTGTAAAGAACCACTTTGGTGCGCTTCCATTTTTTCCATTTCGCCGATAATCTGGTCATTTTCGTCAACTAATATTACAAATTCATTCGCCATAATCTGAACGTGAAAGTACAATTTTTAAAAACCAATTAAAAAAACATTTCAGCCACTTATGCATTGAATTTTACATTTCAGAATATAAAGGTTATTTTAGTATTTAGTTATTCGTAAAGTAATACATATTCTGCTTTTTTTTATTCTCTCTGTTCAATTCAGGTTAACTGCACAGCAGTATTATTTTAAAAATTACTCACCCGAAAACGGTTTATTAAGCACTCAATTTGCCTGTATTTTTCAGGATTCTAAGGGATATATATGGGCCGGGGGATATGGAGGTTTAACTCGATTTGATGGTTTTGAATATCATAATTTCAGCCCTAAAAACGGATTAATTGAACATAACACATTATGTATAGGCGAAAGTAATAGTGGTGAAATTTTATCCGGTTCCGGCAAAGGATTAAACGTAATCTCGGGCAGAAAGGTAAAGCAGTATCTTTCTTCTCAATATTTTAACGGTGCAGGTATTACTTCCATATTATTAAATGCTAACCGTCAAACTTTAATTGGCACAACAAAAGGTATTTTTAATTATGATCATGGGAAGATATCTGAACTCATGTCCTTTAAAGGTATTAAAGTAAATGGTTTTTGTTATGCTGGCGAACATTTATTAGTGGCGACAGACAATGGAGTGATGATAAAAACCGGAGATGCAATTAAAACCTTAAATGTAAATAATGGGTTAAAGTCAAATAAAATAAATTGCGTAAGTGTTTATCAGCAAAAATATATTTTTGGCAGTGACGCCGGTTTAATGGTTTATAATCCGGAGAATGAAAAAGTAATTAATTACGGTATTGAACAGGGTTTAATAGATGAAGGAATATTAACGGTGGTGAATCAAGGCAATCAATATTTATGGATTGGAAGCAACTCCGGTTTAATGCGCTTTAGTCCAAAGGAATTCAAATATTATACAGTGGGACCGGATAATAATTCAAATGTTATAAAATGTTTGTTGCTTGACAGGGAAGATAATGTTTGGATGGGCACGCATAGCGGGTTGTTCAAATACAGAGACGATGCTTTTTCATCTTTTGATAAGGTGAATGGTCCGGGTAATGCTTTTATTTTTCAGATATTCAGAGATCACACTGGTAATTTGTGGCTTTGTACTGATAATAGTGGAATTTATAAATACAGTGGTGGTTATTTTAAACGTTATGGGTTAAAAGAAGGATTGAATACGAATGTAGCCAAAGCCGGCTTGCAACACAGCAATAAAAAAATACTTTTCGGAACAAAAGACGGAATTGTTGAATATAAAAATGATCGATTTTATGAGATCCCTATTCCTAAAGAATTTGCAGGTTTGTGTGAAATGTTGATTGAAGATAAGGATGGCTCAGTTTGGATTGCCGGCGGAAATGGAGTAGCCCTGATGAAATGGGTGAATAATACACCGCAGTTAACTTATAAAGCCTTACCGTCATCCGTTTCACACCAGGCTTATTGTTTATGGAAAGATTCCGAAAATACCATTTGGATTGGAAGTTCGCCTGCAGGATTATTTAAAGTGGAAGGAGATTCAATTGTGAGTATGAATCGTCGATTAAATTTAAAGGAGGAAAATTTTTATGCTATTCGAGATTATAAAAATTATTTGCTGGTAGCAACGCTAAACGGGTTATATATTTTAAATACTAAAACCGGAGAAGGAAATTATATTAATGAGTCGGATGGATTAAATTCTGAATTAGTATATTCTATTGAGTTGACAAGAGACCGTAAAAACCTATGGATTGGCACTAACCAGGGGATTAATAAATTAAATTTAGAAAAGTATTTTACGGATCAAGTTATTCAAATTGAATCTTACAGTAAACAGGATGGATTTACAGGTGTTGAGTGTAATTCTAATGGAATATGGGAAGATGAAAACGGAACTTTGTGGTTTGGTACAGTTAGTGGTTTGGTAAAACACGAACCCTCTAAACTTAAACCGAATAAGGTTAAAAATAGTACGCTTATTCAATCTATAAAAATTTTCAGTGAGGATACACTGTTGAAGGACGGAAGTGAGTTAGAGAGTAAATTCAATACCATTGCATTTTATTATAAAGGAATTTGTTTTACAAACCCTGAAAATGTAAAGTACAGGAAACAACTTGTGGGATTAGAAAAAGAATGGAGCGAACCCAACAATGAAAATTACAGCAAATACGCTAATCTGGCGCCCGGTAATTATACCTTTATGGTAAAAAGTTGTAATAATGAAGGTGTTTGGGATGAAAATCCAACCACCTTTTCATTCACCATCTTACGACCCTTTTATGCAACCTGGTGGTTTAATGCGCTTTTAATTTCAACTATACTTTTATTGGCATATACAGCATTCACTATACGCGTAAAAAGCATACAAAGAAAGCAAAAACAGGAAACAGAACGTAGAGTTGAATTGAGTAAAATTGAGTTAAAGGCTTTAAGAGCGCAAATGAATCCGCATTTTATTTTTAATTCGTTGAATTCTATCCAACATTACATATTTAATTCAAAAAGTGATGAGGCAATTAAATACTTAAGCAAGTTCGCAAGGCTTGTTCGTACTATTTTAAATAATTCAAATAAACCATACGTTACAGTTGGCGAAGATTTAGAAGCACTTATTTTATACCTGGAGTTGGAACAGATGCGCTTTGAAGGGAAATTTGAATATGAAATTATTGTTGATAATAAAGTAGATATCGATTACGATATTATGCCTCCATTATTAATACAACCCTATGTGGAAAATGCTATTTTGCATGGGTTGAATCCAAAGCCGGGTAAAGGTAAATTAAGTATTAGTTTTAAATCTGCCGATAATTATTTAATTTGCATCATAAGTGATGATGGAATTGGTAGAGAAAAAGCATCAGAAATAAAAAGAACTATGCCGGTGAGTAAACATAAATCATTAGGAATGAAAATAACGGAAGATCGTTTGAGAATAATGAATGATGCCAGTAACTCACCGCTAAGTGTTGAAATAACTGATTTAAAAAATGAGGCAGGATTAGCGTGCGGAACAGAAGTTAAAATATTCATACCCATAATGGGATAAAATAAAAATTATGAAAGCAGTTATTGTAGAGGACGAACAAAAGAGCCGCGAAATGCTGGCCGGCCTCGTTAAAAAGATGTGTCCTGATGTTGAAATTGTTGGCTTAGCCGCTGATGTAAAACAGGGAGTTAAAATGATCAAAGAATTTAATCCTGCCTTGGTGTTCTTGGATATTTCTATGCCCGACGGAAGCGGGTTTGATTTATTAGAAGAAGTTAGCGGAAATAAATTTGAATTAATTTTTGCTACAGCAAGCGATGCGCACGCAATTCGTGCCATAAAGTATAGCGCTTGCGATTATTTACTAAAGCCAATTGATGTGGATGAACTTAAAGAAGCTGTTGAAAGAGCAAAACAACGTAGAAATGCGGCACCTCAGGGCATGGAAAACTTACATTTATTAATTGAACAGCTGAAACGTAAAGACGACGACTTTCAAAAAATAACTTTGCCTACCGGCAATGCTTTTGAAATCGTTAGTTTAAAAGACATTATACGTTGTGAGGCGGATACCAGTTACACCATATTTTACCTCACCGATAAACGTAAATTGATGGTAAGCGCCGGGTTAAAACATTATGAAGAGTTATTGCCTGAGCGTGATTTTATTCGTGTACATCATCATCATTTAATAAATATGCAACATGTTCTCAGGTATCTCAAAACGGATGGTGGATATGCAGTAATGAGCGATGGCTCGCAAATCGAAATCAGTAGAAGGAAAAAGGATTCTTTTATTGAGAAGCTAAATAAAAATATTTAACGGGCACTGAGCTCCTGCGCTTCAAATTTCACTTTCATGTAAACAATATGCTGCTCTTTAAAATTAATAGGCACAGTAGTGATTTTATACCAATAAGGGACAGAAAATGAAAATTCGTGTTTACCCGGCTCTAACTCGCTTGAAAAAATTCCACCTTCGCTCAATTCCGGAATAATAGAATCATTATCGAAAATTATTTTTACTCCCTTTTTCACCGGTTTATTATTTGCTCCAATAAACGTAATGTTTATTTTAGAAATGTCCTTTGCTAAATGAACAGCTTTATCTACTGAAGTTACCGTATAACCTCCAAATTTTTTCTTATCGGCTGCAGATGCTTTTTGGCCAGGTTTAATTTGTGCATTCGTTAGTAAAGAAACGAATGCAAAAAGGAAGATTATTGTTTTTGTCATAAAATTAAATGTAATTATTAATTCTCTAGTTTACTTAAAATTGTTTCAACATAAAAATTGGCGTCGGTTTCAATTTTCTCTGCTTTTTTATCTAATCTCAATTCTTTAATTTTCGTTTCGGGTTTTAACCAATATTCTTTTTTGTCAACAAATACACGGATAGGCATATTAAAATTGGAATTACAATTTTCCCATTTAAACAATAATTTATCTTGCTCTTGTCTTAAATTGAGTTTGGGAATCTTTGTGCTTCTTAGGTATTGATTAAATATTGGTTTTAAATTAATTTTACTTTCTTTAATAATAAATTGTTCAATCTCTTCACTGTTCACAGTTTTTTTACCAAATTCTCTATTTAGCCCAACTAGTATTTTTCGGAATGTGGAATCGTTATTAATAATTTGTCTGATCATGTGAATGAGGTTGGCTCCTTTTTCATAATTATCGCCTCCTTCTGTATTTACTCCATACGGACCAATCATATTTTGTGAGTTTCGTATGTGACTGCGAATTCCTTTTAAATATTTGTTAGCACTGTCTTTGTTCCAGTAATGTTCAATAAATAGAACTTCAGAATAAGTGGTAAATCCTTCGTGTATCCAGTTATCGGCAATATCGGCCGCACTAATATTATTTCCAAACCATTCGTGACCGCTTTCATGTACAATAATAAAATCCCATAATAAGCCTATTCCGGTTGAAGAACGATCTCTCCCAATATAACCGTTGGCAAAACCATTTCCATAGGCAATAGCGCTTTGATGTTCCATTCCTAAATAGGAAGTTTCAACAATTCGGTAACCATCTTCATAAAAAGGATATGCACCAAACCAGAATTCAAAACAATGTAACATTCTTTTCACTTCCTGTTTTATGTATTGTTCGGCTTTCTCTTCATTGTAATCCAAAACAACATATTCTAAAGCCAACACTCCTTTACGTCCTAAAAATGTATCGGTTATTGTAATGTAATGTCCAATATTCAGGGTAATATCATAATTGTTTATAGGATTTTCTACTCGATAATGCCAGGTTTTACTTTTATCCGGATTACTCGCTATATACAAAAACTTGCCATTACAGATAGCACTTAAACTATCCGGAATGGTAACAGTTATATAAACACCTAAATCAGGTTCATCACTTAAATGGTCTTTATTGGGCCACCAAACACTGGCGCCTAAGCCCTGACAGGAAACTCCAATCCAATGTCTTCCTTTTTCATCTTTATTTCGACTAATACCTCCATCCCAAGGTGCAAATTTAGCCTCGCGTGGTTGTCCGGAAAAAAATATTTGAATAGAATCAAGGCTATTTGGAACCATAGCTTTTTCGAGATTAATGAGGTAAGCAAATTCTGTTTTAACCCAATTACATTTTTTGTCGTGAAAAAGCACAGAGTCTATTTGCATAGGCTCTTGCATATCTACTTGCAATCTGCTTCCGGGTTTTATAACTTTAAATTTAATTTGATTAGTGCCACTTAAATAGTTTGAATCAACGGCCGGAATAATATTTAATTTATAATGTAAAACATCCCACCAACTTCTATACCCATTTAAAGTGCCACGCAAACTGTCCGATTTGGTAAACGGTTGCGACAATACAATTTGTGTACTTAAAATGAATAGAAGAATTACTCTAACCATGCTTAATCACGAATGTATTGAGAAAAGGGATATTTCCAAACTCTTTTAGAATAAAAATTCCCAAATGGTGTATATACCCGGCCACTTATAAAGAAAAGCTAACCACTTATTTGTTTAGCCTTTTATTTGGGGTTTGGCTTTTGTAACTTTAAGATACGTTCTTTATAGGGTTTTTGTTTATAACAAAAAATTAGCCGCTTGCAAATTATGGAGATTGTTTGTAAGCGGCTTTATTATTTTCCTGAATTAGGAAGAAATCCCAAAAAGATTATAAATCTTCCTGCTTCACCACAAATTCACAATGAATCTGATCTGATCCGGTTAATGACATTTTTTCTCGACCCGGAGTTGTCCAATTCGCTGCGCTGCTGATATCGCGCTGAATTTTCCCGCTTGCCTTGTAAATATAAAACACTTTAGTTTCGCAAGGGCAACAATTAAATCGACGGGGATTGCCCTTTACATCAAAAATTTTAATTACAAAACTACTTTGAGATTCTATCTGTCCAATCACCGTATCGGTACCATTATCACTAAATTTCACCCAAATCATTTCGTTGCTCTGATTAATTACACGCAAATCGCCTACTGTATCATTTTTACAGGATATCAGAAAAAGCATTAAAGTAAATATTCCAATTATACTAAGGCTCTTCAACATTTAATTAATCCAAAATTTTTGAGTGTGGCTGAAGTTTTTTCCTGCAGCGTGTAACAAATATAGTCCTTTTGGCCATGCGCTTAGATTAATTTCGCTTAAATATGTAGAATTTAACAAGAGTTTGCCTTCTGCATTGTAAACACGAAATGTTTCTATTTTATGATCACACTTTATATGTAAAATATCTTTAGCCGGATTAGGGTATAAGTGAAATTCAGCTTGTTTTTTGAACTCATCCTCAAGCCGGGTAATTAAATTTGTACAAGCGCATGAAGCCATTCTTCCTAAAGAATAACGATCCCGCGCGGCATTGCTCCCGCTGTTGTATGGGTTGGGTTGACCAATCACCGGCCAATTATGCAAGCCGGGCGTGAAACAAAGTGGACGCTCATTTCCCATTAAATACAAACTATTTTCGGTTAAAGGTGCAGGATTGGTTGGTGTTAAAACGCCTTGCACCATATTGGCATGTTGTACATGACCATTGCCCGCTAAAACATACTGTCCTAAAAAACCGCCGGTACCTGTTACTTCTAAGCCTAAAAATTGAGCGCTGTCTGTTGCAGGTGAATTATTCATAAACAAACCGTAAAGCTCTGAACGGTTTCTGAAAAAAGTATTATAAGGACCACTATTGGCATGCGAATTATCTAAAACAGTATGTTGATTGATATTGCCCTCGCATAAATTGGCAAAGGGAAAATTTCCGTGCATCACTATATCTCCGGCGCTGTTGGTTGGAAAAATTCCTTGCGTCCAATACGGATCAAAGGAATAATTATATCCACATACATTGCCATTGGCCCCGGCTTGAAAAAGAATGCTATGACGTAAATGATTAAAAATATTGTTCTCCGCTTTGCATTCACTGGTGCTGTACTGAAAGGTAATGCCGTAACCCTGCCCGTTACCTCCGTATGCATGTGCATGATGAAACCAACAATTGCTAATTTCCACATGACAGCATTTGTTTAATTCAATATGAGCGAAGTTGGTAGAATCTCCTTCTACGCCATGCACTTTGCAGTTCACGGCTTTATCGAAACTGATGAGTGAAGTTTGAGAAGCTGTACTTTCTTCACGTACTATTTTTAAGCAGTTGATGATTATTTCTTTTCGCGGAATGATTTTTCGAATTTTAGGTTTCAAGGCTAAACCGTAGGAATAACGAAAAGGCGAATGGAAGGAAATTGTATTTCCTGCTATATTTTTGATTTGCATGATTTGTCCTAATGATCCATAGGCCCAAGAACTAAACATGATTGCATTATCGGTTGTTGTGAGATGCACCCAATCGCCGATTTGAAATGGAGAGCTGTTTAATACCTGCACCCAATTGGAATCGATTAAACCGGGAGAGGAAAAACTGCTGGTATCTGTATTCACCTGTGTGCCGTTAATATTTATGCAATTATTAATTGCACCGTTCATGTTAAATCGTAGTTGAGTACTGTCATAACCTGCTCCGGCAAGGGTAATGCTATCCCGATTGATGCTTAATGCTGCGGTAAAATTGTAAATTCCTTTCGGGAAATAAATAACACCTGTACTGCCATTCAGTGCGGTAAGCGCAGCAGTAAAAGCCACATTGTTTGCAGTACTATTGGTGTTATTACCGCCATAATTCATAATATTTAAACTCAGTGTTGGAATCGGAGCATTACTTTTATAACCGGCGTCCTTCCAATTGAAAGTTCGAATGGAGTAGGCTTGTGCTAGTAATTCGCAAGACCAAATACATAGGATAAAAAGAAGCTGCAGTAATTTCATGCAATAAAGATAAGCACAGAAACTTAGTAAATAAAAAAATCTGCCTAAATAAAAATTTAAGATTAATAAGAACAGATCTGCTTGCAAAAGATCAATATTCAATTTTGCTCAATTTAAATTTATTGAAATGAGTTTTTTTAACTTTATTAAAACTTGGTTCAAAAAGTATTGTTGATTTAAGTATTCTTAGCTAAATTAGTTACTATGCAAAACAGAAGAGAATTCTTATCCGTAAGTGGAATGTTGACTTTAGGCAGCTTATTAGTCCCAAAAAATATTTTCGCAATAAATTACACATCACAAGAACAAAAAATAAAAGCTCCGTCATTAAAAACCGGAGATACTATTGCGATTGCTTCGCCGGCCGGGGCAGTTTGGAATGCGGAAGGTATAGATACGTTTGTAGAAATAATAAAAAATTTAGGATTTAAGGTGAGGTTAGGAAAAACGCTCACAGAGAGGTACGGTTATTTTGCCGGAACAGATGAATTACGGGCGAATGAATTGAATGAACTTTTTGCGGACAAAAATATAAAAGGAATTTTTTGTATGAAAGGCGGATGGGGTTGTGCGCGTATATTAGATAAACTCGATTATTCTTTAATCCGTAATAATCCAAAAGTTCTGATTGGCTTTAGTGATATTACGGCATTATTATTAGCTATTACCCAACGAACCGGATTAATTACTTTTCATGGTCCCGTTGGAAATTCAGGCTGGAATAATTTTACCAGAGCAGTTTTTAAAGATATTATTTTGGATGGTAAGAAATTAACCTATCCGGATGCACCGGAGTTTGAAGAAAAAATTAAAACGCTTAACTCAGGAATAGTGGAGGGGGAAATTTGGGGTGGGAATTTAACGGTATTAACTTCATTAATAGGATCTACTTATTTACCTGATTGGAAAAATAAAATTCTATTTGTGGAAGAAGCTAAAGAAGAGCCGTATTCTATTGACCGGATGTTGACGCAACTCAAATTGGCCGGAGTATTGGAGAATATAGCCGGTTTTGTTTTTGGAAAATGTTCAAAATGTTTGGCCGAAGAACCTGAGAAGGCCTTCACTTTTGAGCAAGTGCTGGAACAACATATTAAACCCTTAAAGATTCCTGCTTTTTATGGAGCACCAATTGGACATATAGAAAATAAACTCACAATCCCCATCGGAGCAAAAATTCGTATAAATGCGGATCATGGAAAAATGGAATTGCTTGAAAATGCCGTTAGCTAATCGAGTGTTTTAGAAATTCGAAGGTTGAGCTTTCCGCCGTGGCGGAGAAGCCACGTAATAAATTCTTTTATATGGTCGAGTAGTCCCATATTTTGAGAGACCACCCGCCTCACGGTAGGCAAGTATCGAGACCTGATTTAGTTAACATTTCTCGATATGCTTAAAACCATTTCCTTATTCGGCTAATCGAAGTGACAACTAAAAACCCCCGTCACTCCCGGGGGTCTTTGCATGAATAAAATTTACAAACCCAAATGAAAAGCTAAATCTTACCCATATTATGGTATTAAGGCTACAGTGCCGGTTAATTCATGATCTTTATTAAACACATCGGTTACTACTGCGCGCCATACATATACATCTTGTTTGATTGGACCGTCGCTGTTTTTTGTTCTTCCGTCCCAAGCATTATCCATATCGTTGGTTTCAAATACCACATGTCCCCAACGATCGTAAACTTGTATATTGAATTTACTTACGCCGATTCCTTTGGCAAACCATCCATCGTTAACTCCATCTCCGTTTGGTGTAAAGGAATTAGGTACG contains:
- a CDS encoding antibiotic biosynthesis monooxygenase, translated to MIKRIVKLTFREDKVEEFKSIFKENWLFIKNFDGCKHVELLQDQDNPCVFFTYSLWDDEECVENYRKSELFNKVWSSVKILFADKAQAWSVREILT
- the idi gene encoding isopentenyl-diphosphate Delta-isomerase, whose translation is MANEFVILVDENDQIIGEMEKMEAHQSGSLHRAFSVFIFNSKGYMLLQQRALNKYHSPGLWTNACCSHPRPGEETLDAANRRLMEEMGMKVALELKNHFIYKSSEEASGFENGLIEHEFDYVFTGTSDKDPIINKEEVAAYQWKSIEEIEKDLMAHPHQYTFWFKIAFEKFFKLKSL
- a CDS encoding M1 family metallopeptidase; protein product: MVRVILLFILSTQIVLSQPFTKSDSLRGTLNGYRSWWDVLHYKLNIIPAVDSNYLSGTNQIKFKVIKPGSRLQVDMQEPMQIDSVLFHDKKCNWVKTEFAYLINLEKAMVPNSLDSIQIFFSGQPREAKFAPWDGGISRNKDEKGRHWIGVSCQGLGASVWWPNKDHLSDEPDLGVYITVTIPDSLSAICNGKFLYIASNPDKSKTWHYRVENPINNYDITLNIGHYITITDTFLGRKGVLALEYVVLDYNEEKAEQYIKQEVKRMLHCFEFWFGAYPFYEDGYRIVETSYLGMEHQSAIAYGNGFANGYIGRDRSSTGIGLLWDFIIVHESGHEWFGNNISAADIADNWIHEGFTTYSEVLFIEHYWNKDSANKYLKGIRSHIRNSQNMIGPYGVNTEGGDNYEKGANLIHMIRQIINNDSTFRKILVGLNREFGKKTVNSEEIEQFIIKESKINLKPIFNQYLRSTKIPKLNLRQEQDKLLFKWENCNSNFNMPIRVFVDKKEYWLKPETKIKELRLDKKAEKIETDANFYVETILSKLEN
- a CDS encoding SAM-dependent chlorinase/fluorinase codes for the protein MGIVTLTTDLGYRDPYLAIVKAGLLAGNSNLQIIDLSCDIRDNNISDAAFILKNSIQYFPDNTIHLVAVKFIVESAQPNKTNHIDNTRYLLTKYKNQYIVSPDNGLFTLVDPLFNSPVYQIYFEDNSKHHFFLKDVFMDVAKVLLSTKEEDTEAALKDIGTITDDYYKAIQFESFVDKNVLRGKGIYIDDFGNIITNITKEQFANIIGKRSFTITLPGARISKIQRTYDEVKLGQPLVLFNSFGHLEVAVNGGSAQKMLCPRDIGTKFDFNLLIEFND
- a CDS encoding LD-carboxypeptidase, whose amino-acid sequence is MQNRREFLSVSGMLTLGSLLVPKNIFAINYTSQEQKIKAPSLKTGDTIAIASPAGAVWNAEGIDTFVEIIKNLGFKVRLGKTLTERYGYFAGTDELRANELNELFADKNIKGIFCMKGGWGCARILDKLDYSLIRNNPKVLIGFSDITALLLAITQRTGLITFHGPVGNSGWNNFTRAVFKDIILDGKKLTYPDAPEFEEKIKTLNSGIVEGEIWGGNLTVLTSLIGSTYLPDWKNKILFVEEAKEEPYSIDRMLTQLKLAGVLENIAGFVFGKCSKCLAEEPEKAFTFEQVLEQHIKPLKIPAFYGAPIGHIENKLTIPIGAKIRINADHGKMELLENAVS
- a CDS encoding T9SS type A sorting domain-containing protein, which encodes MKLLQLLFILCIWSCELLAQAYSIRTFNWKDAGYKSNAPIPTLSLNIMNYGGNNTNSTANNVAFTAALTALNGSTGVIYFPKGIYNFTAALSINRDSITLAGAGYDSTQLRFNMNGAINNCININGTQVNTDTSSFSSPGLIDSNWVQVLNSSPFQIGDWVHLTTTDNAIMFSSWAYGSLGQIMQIKNIAGNTISFHSPFRYSYGLALKPKIRKIIPRKEIIINCLKIVREESTASQTSLISFDKAVNCKVHGVEGDSTNFAHIELNKCCHVEISNCWFHHAHAYGGNGQGYGITFQYSTSECKAENNIFNHLRHSILFQAGANGNVCGYNYSFDPYWTQGIFPTNSAGDIVMHGNFPFANLCEGNINQHTVLDNSHANSGPYNTFFRNRSELYGLFMNNSPATDSAQFLGLEVTGTGGFLGQYVLAGNGHVQHANMVQGVLTPTNPAPLTENSLYLMGNERPLCFTPGLHNWPVIGQPNPYNSGSNAARDRYSLGRMASCACTNLITRLEDEFKKQAEFHLYPNPAKDILHIKCDHKIETFRVYNAEGKLLLNSTYLSEINLSAWPKGLYLLHAAGKNFSHTQKFWIN
- a CDS encoding histidine kinase; its protein translation is MSFKGIKVNGFCYAGEHLLVATDNGVMIKTGDAIKTLNVNNGLKSNKINCVSVYQQKYIFGSDAGLMVYNPENEKVINYGIEQGLIDEGILTVVNQGNQYLWIGSNSGLMRFSPKEFKYYTVGPDNNSNVIKCLLLDREDNVWMGTHSGLFKYRDDAFSSFDKVNGPGNAFIFQIFRDHTGNLWLCTDNSGIYKYSGGYFKRYGLKEGLNTNVAKAGLQHSNKKILFGTKDGIVEYKNDRFYEIPIPKEFAGLCEMLIEDKDGSVWIAGGNGVALMKWVNNTPQLTYKALPSSVSHQAYCLWKDSENTIWIGSSPAGLFKVEGDSIVSMNRRLNLKEENFYAIRDYKNYLLVATLNGLYILNTKTGEGNYINESDGLNSELVYSIELTRDRKNLWIGTNQGINKLNLEKYFTDQVIQIESYSKQDGFTGVECNSNGIWEDENGTLWFGTVSGLVKHEPSKLKPNKVKNSTLIQSIKIFSEDTLLKDGSELESKFNTIAFYYKGICFTNPENVKYRKQLVGLEKEWSEPNNENYSKYANLAPGNYTFMVKSCNNEGVWDENPTTFSFTILRPFYATWWFNALLISTILLLAYTAFTIRVKSIQRKQKQETERRVELSKIELKALRAQMNPHFIFNSLNSIQHYIFNSKSDEAIKYLSKFARLVRTILNNSNKPYVTVGEDLEALILYLELEQMRFEGKFEYEIIVDNKVDIDYDIMPPLLIQPYVENAILHGLNPKPGKGKLSISFKSADNYLICIISDDGIGREKASEIKRTMPVSKHKSLGMKITEDRLRIMNDASNSPLSVEITDLKNEAGLACGTEVKIFIPIMG
- a CDS encoding response regulator transcription factor, whose translation is MKAVIVEDEQKSREMLAGLVKKMCPDVEIVGLAADVKQGVKMIKEFNPALVFLDISMPDGSGFDLLEEVSGNKFELIFATASDAHAIRAIKYSACDYLLKPIDVDELKEAVERAKQRRNAAPQGMENLHLLIEQLKRKDDDFQKITLPTGNAFEIVSLKDIIRCEADTSYTIFYLTDKRKLMVSAGLKHYEELLPERDFIRVHHHHLINMQHVLRYLKTDGGYAVMSDGSQIEISRRKKDSFIEKLNKNI